Proteins from one Acidobacteriota bacterium genomic window:
- the rpsO gene encoding 30S ribosomal protein S15 translates to MALSKDRKTEIIGSYRTHDSDTGSPEVQVAILSERINYLTEHFKTHAKDHHSRRGLLKLVGQRRRLLDYLKGKDADRYGDLIRRLGIRK, encoded by the coding sequence GTGGCACTCAGCAAGGATCGCAAGACCGAGATTATCGGTTCGTACCGCACACACGACTCGGACACCGGCTCGCCGGAAGTCCAGGTCGCCATTCTCAGCGAACGCATCAATTACCTGACGGAGCACTTCAAGACGCACGCGAAGGACCACCACTCGCGTCGCGGCCTGTTGAAGCTGGTGGGCCAGCGCCGCCGCCTGCTCGACTACCTGAAGGGCAAGGACGCCGACCGCTACGGCGATTTGATCCGCCGTCTTGGCATCCGCAAGTAG